The window TCAAAACGATTTTGCAAGATGCATATCCCAACGATCTTCGCCAAGCCAGGGTGCTGGACATTGGTTGCGGCAATGGCGCCATCACAAACGCTCTCGCTCCCGATGTTGCCACTATTGTGGGGACGGACATTGATGGAACGCTCATCGCTGAAGCGTATGCACATGCGGCGCCCAACGCTACATTTTTACAGAGTGATGGAGCAGCGCTCCCATTTGCTGATGAACAATTCGACATTGTGATATGTGCGCAAGTGTACGAACATGCGCATGACCGCCCAGCCCTTGTACGCGAAATTGAACGCGTATTACGTCCGGGGGGATATTGTTTCTTCAGTGGTCCCAACAAACTTGCTGTTTTGGAAGAGCACTATTGGCTTCCCTTTCTCTCCTGGTTGCCGCAATCTATTGCAGATGCCTATGTACGCATCACAGGACGAGGAGATGAATATGACGTTTGGCCAATGACGTACTGGCAATTACGCCAGCTATGGCGCCGCTTTACAATCCTTGACTATACCCCCAAGCTCTTGCATGCACCGCAGCGATTTGGCGTCGAAGACGAGTTGGGACGTCTGCATATCCTGACACGCCTACCTTTTGCTTTTTGGCGATTTATGGCACCTTTTCTGCCAAATTTCAACTGGGTGTTGGTGAAACAATCATGAGTACGCCAAACGATTTACAACCACCAGCAGTGCCGCCCGAAAAATATACACGCGATTATTTTGAGCAATGGTGCCACGGGGCGGATGAGTTCCGCACAAGTGGGGGAACACTTCTCCCCAAACGCTTACGCATTCCGCTCGATATTGCTAACGTCCAAACCCACCATCGTGTACTTGATATTGGCTGCGGGCGTGGCGAAGTCGCTTTGCACTGCGCCCAACGTGGTGCGCTCGTGTGGAGCATTGATTACGCCGCCGCGGCAATTGAATTAGCAGAAGAATCTCTCGCGCATGTGGAAAGCAGCGTGCGCACACGTATCAAATTGATGCAAGCAGATGCACGCGCCTTGCCTTTCGATGACGCAAGTATGGATGTTGCCTTCATGCTAGATGTTGTCGAACATTTGACACCGCCCGAACTCGATCAAGCACTGCAAGAAGTGTGGCGTGTTCTCCGGCCAGGCGGCATTCTCATCGTCCATACCATGCCCAATTTGTGGTACTACGCCGTCGGATACCAGCTGTACCGATTGGTACAATGCATACGTGGTGTGCATCTGCCAGCCGACCCACGCGATCGCTGGCCATTCAAAGACGTACACGTGAATGAACAGACCCCCCTCTCACTCTGGCGCACGCTCCGCCGCAATGGTTTCATCACGCGGGTTTGGTTGCAAAGCACCCAATCATATGCGTATGAGTCCAATCCGATCGTACGCCTAGGTATGGAAACCTTCGTGCGAATCCCCTTCATCAATTTGGTGTTTTGCAACGATATTTTTGCACTCGCCCGTAAACCAGGAGTATAAGCCCATGCGGATTGCTATTGAAGCATTGGGGATTCATTTTTATGGTGGCGGGCGAACAGCCACCATCAATTTACTCCAAGCCCTTTTCGCGCTTGACACGCGCAATGAATATCTCTTGTTCCTAAGCCAACCAGAACCAGATTTGTTGGCTCCTCATGTGCGCCAGCACATTGCGCCCGTCAAGAATCGTTTTGCGATGCGCCTTTGGGCACAAGCCATGTTGCCGAGGCTTACTCGTTCCTGCGATCTCGTGCATTTCGTCAAAAACCTTGGCGTTTTTGGGTTGCGAGTGCCTTTCGTTGTCACTGTCTATGACATGACAACTTTGCTTTATCCTGAACTCTTTCCCAAACTCGATGTGTGGTATTGGCGTACCATTGAAAAGCGAACACTTTGGGACGCTGCAAAAGTTATTGCTATTTCACATCAAACAGCAAGGGACATTCACCATTTCTACGGACTGCCCCTCGATCGTATTGAAGTGATTTACCCAGCCTGTGGGCGACATTTCCAACCCGCCTCT of the Ardenticatena maritima genome contains:
- a CDS encoding class I SAM-dependent methyltransferase is translated as MFEQAYAPRWRKALKIKTILQDAYPNDLRQARVLDIGCGNGAITNALAPDVATIVGTDIDGTLIAEAYAHAAPNATFLQSDGAALPFADEQFDIVICAQVYEHAHDRPALVREIERVLRPGGYCFFSGPNKLAVLEEHYWLPFLSWLPQSIADAYVRITGRGDEYDVWPMTYWQLRQLWRRFTILDYTPKLLHAPQRFGVEDELGRLHILTRLPFAFWRFMAPFLPNFNWVLVKQS
- a CDS encoding class I SAM-dependent methyltransferase — its product is MSTPNDLQPPAVPPEKYTRDYFEQWCHGADEFRTSGGTLLPKRLRIPLDIANVQTHHRVLDIGCGRGEVALHCAQRGALVWSIDYAAAAIELAEESLAHVESSVRTRIKLMQADARALPFDDASMDVAFMLDVVEHLTPPELDQALQEVWRVLRPGGILIVHTMPNLWYYAVGYQLYRLVQCIRGVHLPADPRDRWPFKDVHVNEQTPLSLWRTLRRNGFITRVWLQSTQSYAYESNPIVRLGMETFVRIPFINLVFCNDIFALARKPGV